In Rhodothermus marinus DSM 4252, a single genomic region encodes these proteins:
- a CDS encoding DUF3987 domain-containing protein, translating to MSLNARSAEKVQLLLGRLEHVREAALTQEDRQRGIVARWMARCPGHDDHDPSLGIALTADGRVLIHCFAGCPADRVLASAGLNWRDLAPDASGDGAASKAPPVLLHQVDYEVRDASGRLIAVHRRRDYSDGSKRLSWLTPGPDGRLRPGLGGLSPADLPLYGVDRLDPSYPGVVVVEGEKAAEALGTIVRNAVGTVTGASSTPGDEALRALLGFERIYLWPDNDGPGRDHMLRVGDRLRRLGAKDVRVLEWCDAPEHGDAADFVEHYGDRAREKLRELVAVAQPFETWAQDVQAKQAAGPETTATPPQPAETWPGADLPDVGAQLPAWLSEILASLRTQAERDAFLAAALGVLSGALPNVQLLYGGRWHTPALYTLAIGTAGAGKGAAVHARRLVDLIDERLRQETRHALEVWERAAAIAREQKAEPPPRPPERFLIVAESASELAITRRLEENPDGLVLFSSEADALSTVLGQDWGRWSHLLRKAFHHEAVRRETKAEGLLVVERPVLAVALTGTPAQLWRLMEGGVEDGLFSRFLITRLRGDNRWVSQRPTARDRRLQEAVETGQREVYARWETLRGRERPLTFELTDEQWDRLDATFEAIFDQVVQHVEAGTAPDALAAVVKRAALAAVRIACILTILHREPDVLERAAVLEADARAFEAALMLAVAFCRASLSIASRALARKLEAEMRADPKLQVLAAMPEVFSTAEWVARATEVKGVTRRAAEMWLRELLESGAIQREARGTYRKMTGFGYFGFFGNFGNGTPQTEETEETEETEIRTSEERKCADDDGWFDPFEDEPEPAIDVKPTLLPEPVAPHNGNSAPPDGDLETLRACVLALAEAADYPALWLPGFGATHGLPKMWQAAVERLGPEQLKEALEMLENLQRDGAPF from the coding sequence ATGAGCCTGAACGCACGTTCAGCTGAAAAGGTTCAGCTCCTGCTCGGTCGCCTCGAGCACGTCCGTGAGGCCGCTCTAACACAGGAAGATCGCCAGCGCGGGATCGTGGCCAGGTGGATGGCGCGATGCCCCGGCCACGACGACCACGACCCGTCGCTCGGCATCGCACTGACCGCCGACGGGCGGGTGCTCATTCACTGTTTCGCGGGATGCCCCGCCGATCGTGTGCTCGCGTCCGCTGGCCTGAACTGGCGTGATCTGGCGCCGGATGCCTCTGGCGACGGCGCGGCATCAAAGGCTCCGCCGGTACTGCTCCATCAGGTTGATTACGAAGTCCGCGACGCCAGCGGTCGCCTGATCGCCGTTCACCGGCGGCGCGACTACTCCGACGGATCGAAGCGCCTCTCATGGCTCACGCCGGGGCCGGACGGGCGCCTTCGGCCGGGGTTGGGCGGGCTTTCGCCCGCCGATCTGCCGCTTTACGGCGTCGATCGGCTCGATCCGTCTTATCCCGGCGTCGTGGTGGTTGAGGGCGAGAAAGCGGCGGAAGCGCTCGGAACGATCGTTCGGAACGCCGTCGGCACCGTGACCGGTGCCAGCAGTACGCCCGGAGACGAGGCTTTGCGCGCACTACTCGGCTTCGAGCGCATTTACCTGTGGCCAGACAACGACGGCCCGGGCCGCGATCACATGCTCCGCGTTGGCGATCGGCTCCGGCGCCTGGGGGCTAAAGATGTGCGCGTGCTCGAGTGGTGCGACGCCCCGGAGCACGGCGATGCGGCCGATTTCGTTGAACACTACGGCGACCGTGCACGTGAGAAGCTCCGCGAGCTGGTGGCGGTCGCTCAACCCTTCGAGACGTGGGCTCAGGACGTGCAGGCGAAGCAGGCGGCCGGCCCCGAGACGACCGCCACGCCACCACAGCCGGCGGAGACCTGGCCCGGCGCCGACCTTCCGGACGTAGGCGCGCAGCTTCCAGCGTGGCTTTCTGAAATCCTCGCTTCGCTTCGGACGCAGGCCGAACGCGATGCCTTCTTGGCCGCCGCGCTGGGCGTGCTGAGTGGCGCGTTGCCGAACGTCCAGCTGCTCTACGGCGGACGCTGGCACACGCCAGCACTCTACACACTGGCCATCGGCACCGCTGGCGCCGGCAAAGGCGCCGCCGTGCATGCCCGCCGCCTGGTGGACCTGATCGACGAGCGACTGCGCCAGGAGACGCGCCACGCGCTCGAGGTATGGGAGCGCGCCGCCGCCATTGCCCGCGAGCAGAAAGCGGAGCCGCCGCCACGGCCGCCTGAGCGCTTCCTGATCGTGGCCGAAAGCGCGTCGGAGCTGGCGATCACGCGCCGCCTGGAAGAAAACCCGGACGGGCTCGTGCTTTTCTCCAGCGAGGCGGACGCGCTTTCGACCGTGCTCGGGCAGGACTGGGGCCGGTGGAGCCATCTTTTACGCAAAGCTTTCCATCATGAGGCCGTTCGCCGTGAGACGAAAGCCGAGGGGCTGCTCGTAGTGGAGCGCCCGGTGCTGGCGGTGGCGCTCACCGGCACGCCCGCCCAGCTCTGGCGCCTCATGGAAGGGGGCGTTGAGGACGGGCTGTTCAGTCGCTTTCTGATCACGCGCCTTCGCGGCGACAACCGGTGGGTCTCGCAGCGGCCGACGGCGCGCGACCGGCGGCTGCAGGAAGCGGTCGAGACCGGACAGCGCGAAGTTTACGCCCGCTGGGAGACGCTGCGCGGGCGCGAACGGCCGCTCACCTTCGAACTGACAGACGAACAATGGGACCGGCTCGACGCCACGTTCGAGGCAATCTTCGACCAGGTGGTGCAGCATGTGGAAGCCGGTACGGCGCCCGACGCGCTGGCGGCCGTCGTCAAGCGTGCGGCGCTGGCGGCCGTGCGCATCGCCTGCATTCTGACAATCCTCCACCGCGAGCCGGACGTACTGGAACGCGCCGCCGTGCTGGAAGCCGATGCCCGCGCTTTCGAAGCCGCGCTCATGCTGGCGGTGGCGTTCTGCAGGGCAAGTCTTTCGATCGCGAGCCGGGCGCTGGCCCGAAAGCTGGAGGCCGAAATGCGCGCCGATCCGAAGCTGCAGGTGTTGGCAGCCATGCCGGAGGTCTTCTCGACGGCCGAATGGGTGGCGCGCGCGACAGAGGTAAAGGGCGTGACGCGCCGCGCGGCTGAGATGTGGTTGCGCGAACTCCTGGAGTCCGGCGCCATCCAGAGAGAGGCACGCGGGACTTACCGAAAGATGACCGGTTTCGGTTATTTCGGTTTCTTCGGAAACTTCGGAAACGGTACACCACAAACCGAAGAAACCGAAGAAACCGAAGAAACCGAAATCCGCACTTCGGAAGAACGAAAGTGCGCTGACGACGACGGCTGGTTCGATCCCTTCGAAGATGAGCCCGAGCCGGCAATCGACGTGAAGCCTACCCTGCTACCCGAGCCCGTCGCGCCACATAACGGAAATTCAGCGCCGCCCGACGGCGACCTGGAAACTTTGCGCGCCTGCGTGCTCGCGCTGGCCGAGGCTGCCGACTATCCGGCACTCTGGCTACCCGGCTTCGGCGCCACGCACGGCCTTCCGAAGATGTGGCAGGCGGCCGTCGAACGCCTCGGGCCGGAGCAGCTGAAGGAGGCCCTGGAAATGCTCGAAAATTTGCAGCGAGATGGCGCACCGTTCTGA
- a CDS encoding helix-turn-helix domain-containing protein: MLKAEKEQRLDPLLLTPREVCALLRIGRTTLWELRRRGLLRAVYVGRSPRFRREDVEQLVERLAVKSPIE; the protein is encoded by the coding sequence ATGCTAAAGGCGGAAAAAGAACAGCGCCTCGATCCGCTTCTGCTCACGCCGCGCGAAGTTTGCGCGTTGCTTCGAATCGGGCGCACCACGCTTTGGGAGCTTCGCCGCCGCGGCCTGCTCCGGGCGGTCTACGTCGGGCGTTCACCGCGCTTCCGACGCGAAGACGTGGAACAGCTCGTCGAGCGGCTCGCCGTCAAAAGCCCAATAGAATGA
- a CDS encoding tyrosine-type recombinase/integrase: MSVRFYVERVGADGCAPIRMALLKGRRKLTLTLPLRVRPSDWNRRRQRLRRTAPGAPEINAALERLAARAGVLLLSGEPLEAVRDRLRSEIGLAGRDRRLAPLLEEWLAVKALTLKPSSLEVLRRMQRHLLDFAGNVSLDRIDRAFLERFQAYLTGELGHSPATANRLAQYARTFFLWLEDRGLIAKAPRQLALPEPRREVVFLTPEELRAFQEADLAGLPEGYERARTIFLLACFTGLRASDLKAGMRPEAWDTIDLDAGVWHLRERKTEIYRRVPLVEPARRILRGRLESGAPTPVPKLSEQKANIYVKEIARRAGIEAPVRLGDGREVPKHQVLSLHAGRRTFVTLVAHAAGTAPLVGLTHADLDTLQKYLGAWDESRRRALEKAFRVVCHPEGAASQERRKQAKK, from the coding sequence ATGTCGGTTCGTTTCTACGTGGAGCGCGTCGGTGCCGACGGTTGCGCGCCGATTCGCATGGCGCTGCTCAAAGGGCGGCGCAAGCTCACGCTGACGCTTCCCCTTCGGGTGCGCCCTTCGGACTGGAACCGCCGTCGCCAGCGCCTTCGCCGCACGGCACCCGGTGCGCCGGAGATCAACGCCGCGCTCGAACGCCTTGCCGCCCGCGCCGGCGTGCTGTTGCTTTCGGGCGAGCCGCTCGAAGCCGTCCGCGATCGATTGCGCAGCGAGATCGGGCTTGCCGGGCGGGATCGACGCCTGGCGCCCCTGCTCGAGGAATGGCTTGCCGTCAAGGCGCTTACGCTCAAGCCCTCGTCGCTGGAAGTGCTCCGGCGCATGCAGCGCCACCTGCTCGACTTTGCCGGAAACGTGTCGCTTGACCGCATCGACCGCGCCTTTCTCGAGCGCTTCCAGGCCTATCTGACCGGCGAGCTCGGGCATTCGCCGGCCACGGCCAACCGCCTGGCCCAGTACGCCCGCACATTTTTCCTCTGGCTCGAGGATCGCGGGCTCATCGCGAAGGCGCCCCGGCAACTTGCGCTTCCCGAGCCGCGCCGTGAGGTGGTATTCCTGACGCCCGAGGAATTGCGCGCCTTCCAGGAAGCCGATCTTGCCGGCCTTCCGGAGGGCTACGAGCGCGCCCGCACGATCTTCCTGCTGGCCTGCTTTACGGGCCTGCGCGCCTCGGACCTGAAGGCGGGCATGCGGCCCGAGGCCTGGGATACGATCGACCTGGATGCGGGCGTGTGGCACCTGCGCGAGCGCAAGACCGAGATCTACCGGCGCGTGCCGCTGGTGGAGCCGGCGCGCCGGATTCTACGCGGGCGACTCGAAAGCGGCGCGCCGACGCCCGTCCCGAAGCTTTCCGAGCAGAAGGCGAACATCTACGTCAAGGAGATTGCCCGCCGCGCCGGCATCGAGGCGCCGGTGCGGCTGGGTGACGGGCGCGAAGTGCCCAAGCACCAGGTGTTGAGCCTGCACGCCGGACGGCGCACGTTCGTAACGCTGGTGGCACATGCGGCGGGCACGGCGCCGCTTGTAGGTCTGACGCATGCCGACCTGGACACGCTGCAGAAGTACCTGGGCGCCTGGGACGAGTCCCGTCGCCGGGCGCTGGAAAAAGCCTTTCGCGTCGTGTGCCATCCGGAAGGGGCCGCATCGCAGGAGCGCAGAAAGCAGGCCAAAAAATGA
- a CDS encoding TolC family protein: MRWGSLASAWLLSGLMLTLVGSALAQQVQRITFEEALRLALRRNPAIQQAANERERSEVGLASARSNFLPDLSLSISGSRDYGRNFVMDEGRVVDQTTHYFSSGISANLNLFNGFRDLNSVSQARFQVAASELNYARQRETVLFNVISTFLSLIEAREQVRIQEENLAAQRALLEQIEAFVQVGSRPVADLYQQQAQVASAELELINARRNQQLQEANLIQLLQLDPFGAYEFVIPEVDTMALGVREYEAQVLLQAALERRSDLRALEQQIEAAEYGVRVARSSYWPTISLRASYGSSYTDLAPLSFQDQFFDRNRRGSIGLSLSFPIFDRFTTRHNVQRARIELDNTRLQLQQLRQEIATQVRQAYLDYETARQQYRAAQAQLQAARQALEAAQERYNVGSATLVELTQARATYVRAESDLVRARYTLVFRQKLIDYYVGTLVPELDVLR; the protein is encoded by the coding sequence ATGCGATGGGGTAGCCTTGCAAGTGCCTGGTTGCTGAGCGGGTTAATGCTTACGCTGGTCGGTTCTGCACTGGCCCAGCAGGTGCAGCGCATCACGTTCGAGGAGGCGCTTCGGCTGGCTCTGCGGCGCAATCCGGCCATTCAGCAGGCCGCCAACGAACGCGAACGCAGCGAAGTCGGTCTGGCCAGTGCGCGCAGCAATTTTCTCCCGGACCTCAGCCTTTCGATCAGTGGCAGCCGCGACTACGGCCGCAACTTTGTCATGGACGAAGGCCGCGTCGTGGATCAGACCACCCATTACTTCAGCTCCGGCATTTCGGCCAACCTGAACCTGTTCAACGGCTTTCGGGACCTGAACTCGGTCTCGCAGGCACGTTTTCAGGTGGCCGCCAGCGAGCTGAACTATGCCCGCCAGCGCGAGACAGTGCTGTTCAACGTGATCTCGACGTTTCTGTCGCTCATCGAAGCGCGTGAGCAGGTGCGCATCCAGGAAGAGAATCTGGCCGCGCAGCGGGCATTGCTCGAACAGATCGAGGCGTTCGTGCAGGTAGGCAGCCGTCCGGTGGCCGATCTCTACCAGCAACAGGCCCAGGTGGCCTCGGCCGAGTTGGAGCTGATCAACGCCCGGCGCAACCAGCAACTGCAGGAGGCGAATCTGATTCAGCTCCTGCAGCTCGACCCGTTCGGCGCCTACGAGTTCGTCATCCCGGAAGTGGACACGATGGCGCTGGGCGTGCGGGAATACGAGGCGCAGGTCCTGCTGCAGGCCGCACTGGAACGGCGCTCGGACCTTCGGGCGCTGGAGCAGCAGATCGAGGCCGCCGAGTACGGCGTTCGCGTCGCCCGCTCCAGCTACTGGCCCACCATTTCGTTGCGGGCCAGCTATGGCTCCAGCTACACCGATCTGGCCCCGCTGAGCTTCCAGGACCAGTTCTTTGATCGCAACCGGCGTGGCTCGATCGGGCTGAGTCTCTCGTTCCCGATCTTCGATCGGTTCACGACGCGCCACAACGTGCAGCGGGCACGCATCGAGCTGGACAACACCCGCCTGCAGCTTCAGCAGCTTCGCCAGGAGATCGCCACGCAGGTGCGCCAGGCGTATCTGGACTACGAGACGGCCCGCCAGCAGTACCGGGCGGCCCAGGCACAGCTGCAGGCCGCCCGCCAGGCGCTGGAGGCTGCCCAGGAGCGGTACAACGTGGGCTCGGCCACGCTCGTCGAACTCACGCAGGCACGCGCCACCTACGTGCGGGCCGAGTCGGACCTGGTGCGGGCCCGCTACACGCTGGTGTTCCGTCAGAAACTCATCGACTACTACGTGGGCACGCTGGTGCCCGAACTGGACGTGTTACGGTAA
- a CDS encoding efflux RND transporter periplasmic adaptor subunit yields MALSKATRRLLIILAVLLGLLVVIGVGGRALGLFKQEAGIEVEVAKAERRDITQVVTASGRVQPEVEVTISPDVSGEIVELPVREGDRVEKGQLLARIRPDFYEAQVQQAEAGVAQARATLKQREADLLRAEGEFKRQKALYEKQAISASDFEAARTQYEVAKAALEAARYAVESAEAQLREAREQLAKTIIYAPMSGIVSKLDVELGERVVGTSQMAGTEMMRIARLDQMEMEVEVNENDVVNVSIGDTATIHIDAYPERTFRGVVTEIANSARITSQGTQEQVTNFPVKVRILGTVALPEATPSPVARAEEVPASAELLPPLRPGMSGTVDIYTKTVFDAVAVPIQAVTVRDFNRVRPEGETAPADTASNPLALKEDLRKVVFLVENGKAKMVEVQTGISDDTYIEITAGLQGGETVIIGPYRAVSQTLRPGMAVRIQQPGRGRRIMATVQ; encoded by the coding sequence ATGGCCCTTTCGAAAGCAACGCGGCGTCTGCTGATCATTCTGGCCGTTCTGCTCGGCCTGCTGGTGGTGATCGGCGTGGGCGGCCGGGCCCTCGGCCTGTTCAAGCAGGAAGCCGGCATCGAGGTCGAAGTGGCAAAGGCCGAACGGCGCGACATCACCCAGGTGGTTACGGCCTCCGGGCGAGTGCAGCCCGAGGTGGAGGTGACGATCAGTCCGGACGTCTCGGGCGAGATCGTCGAGCTGCCGGTGCGGGAAGGCGATCGCGTGGAAAAAGGCCAGTTGCTGGCTCGTATCCGGCCGGACTTCTACGAGGCGCAGGTGCAGCAGGCCGAGGCCGGCGTGGCGCAGGCGCGGGCCACGCTCAAGCAACGCGAGGCCGATCTGCTCCGGGCCGAGGGCGAATTCAAGCGCCAGAAGGCCCTCTACGAAAAGCAGGCCATCTCGGCCAGCGACTTCGAGGCGGCGCGTACGCAGTACGAGGTGGCAAAAGCTGCGCTCGAGGCCGCACGATACGCCGTCGAGAGCGCGGAGGCGCAGCTTCGCGAAGCCCGCGAGCAACTGGCCAAAACCATCATCTACGCGCCCATGAGCGGGATCGTGAGCAAGCTGGACGTGGAGCTGGGCGAGCGCGTGGTCGGCACCAGCCAGATGGCCGGTACCGAGATGATGCGCATCGCGCGGCTGGATCAGATGGAAATGGAAGTGGAGGTTAACGAAAACGACGTGGTGAACGTCTCGATCGGCGACACAGCCACGATTCACATCGACGCCTATCCGGAGCGCACCTTCCGCGGGGTGGTGACCGAAATCGCCAACTCGGCGCGGATTACGAGTCAGGGTACGCAGGAGCAGGTCACCAACTTCCCGGTGAAGGTGCGCATTCTGGGTACGGTCGCGCTGCCCGAGGCGACGCCGTCGCCCGTTGCCCGGGCCGAAGAGGTACCGGCCAGCGCCGAGCTGCTTCCGCCGTTGCGGCCCGGCATGAGCGGCACGGTGGACATCTACACGAAGACCGTCTTCGACGCGGTGGCCGTGCCCATCCAGGCCGTCACCGTGCGCGACTTCAACCGCGTGCGGCCTGAAGGCGAAACGGCTCCCGCCGATACCGCCAGCAACCCGCTGGCGCTCAAAGAAGACCTCCGCAAGGTGGTCTTCCTCGTGGAGAACGGCAAGGCGAAAATGGTAGAGGTGCAGACCGGTATCTCCGACGACACCTATATCGAAATTACGGCCGGGCTTCAGGGAGGCGAGACGGTAATCATCGGCCCCTATCGGGCCGTAAGCCAGACGTTGCGGCCCGGCATGGCCGTGCGCATCCAGCAGCCGGGCCGTGGCCGGCGCATCATGGCAACGGTACAATAA
- a CDS encoding ABC transporter ATP-binding protein, whose translation MTATTDNRRPLIQLRDVTKIYRMGTQQVRALDGVSLDVYPNEYVAIMGPSGSGKSTLMNILGCLDTPTGGTYYLNGRDVSRLSDDELARIRNKEVGFVFQTFNLLPRVNCLQNVELPLIYAGVRKSQRRALAEAALRSVGLGDRMHHKPNELSGGQRQRVAIARALVNNPSIILADEPTGNLDSKTGEEIMRLFELLYRQGHTLLVVTHEHDIAHHARRIIHLRDGRIERDEPVAQPLLADLDLSTAV comes from the coding sequence ATGACGGCAACGACCGACAACCGGCGCCCGCTCATTCAGCTCCGCGACGTGACCAAGATCTACAGGATGGGCACCCAGCAGGTGCGGGCGCTCGATGGCGTCTCGCTGGACGTGTACCCGAACGAGTACGTGGCCATCATGGGCCCCTCGGGTTCGGGAAAGTCCACGCTTATGAACATCCTCGGCTGCCTCGATACGCCCACCGGCGGCACCTACTATCTGAACGGCCGCGACGTGAGCCGGCTTTCGGACGACGAACTGGCCCGCATTCGCAACAAAGAAGTGGGGTTCGTCTTTCAAACGTTCAACCTGCTCCCCCGCGTGAACTGTCTGCAGAACGTCGAGCTGCCCCTGATCTACGCAGGCGTGCGCAAAAGTCAGCGGCGCGCGCTGGCCGAGGCGGCGTTGCGCAGCGTGGGGCTGGGCGACCGGATGCATCACAAGCCCAACGAACTCTCCGGCGGGCAGCGCCAGCGCGTGGCCATCGCCCGGGCGCTGGTCAACAATCCGTCGATCATCCTGGCCGACGAGCCCACCGGCAACCTCGACTCGAAGACCGGCGAGGAGATCATGCGGCTGTTCGAGCTGCTGTACCGCCAGGGGCACACGCTGCTGGTGGTCACGCACGAGCACGACATCGCCCACCACGCCCGCCGGATCATTCACCTTCGAGACGGGCGGATCGAACGCGACGAGCCGGTGGCACAGCCACTGCTGGCAGACCTGGACCTGAGTACGGCGGTCTGA
- a CDS encoding RluA family pseudouridine synthase — MELPILYEDDDLLAVHKPEGLAAIPERDPSRPSARRLLEAARGERLWVVHRLDKEASGVLLFARNAEAHRYMNTLFEQRQVRKVYRALVHGRLEPGQGQIRAPIRMYGSGRMGVDPERGKPSETRYRVLEYLDEAYSLIEALPLTGRRHQIRVHCYHIGHPIVGDPRYGDRSVQQRYPRLMLHALSIRFRHPNGQELEIVAPVPESFQQVLDALRTELAASTTDHSATTSSPSST, encoded by the coding sequence ATGGAACTCCCGATTCTCTACGAAGACGACGACCTGCTGGCCGTGCACAAGCCCGAGGGGCTGGCGGCCATCCCCGAGCGCGATCCGTCGCGGCCCTCGGCGCGGCGGTTGCTCGAAGCGGCACGCGGCGAGCGCCTCTGGGTGGTCCACCGGCTGGACAAAGAAGCCTCGGGCGTGCTGCTGTTCGCCCGCAACGCCGAAGCACATCGCTACATGAACACGCTCTTCGAGCAACGACAGGTGCGCAAGGTGTACCGGGCCCTGGTGCACGGCCGGCTTGAGCCCGGACAGGGACAGATCCGGGCGCCGATCCGCATGTACGGCTCCGGACGCATGGGCGTCGATCCGGAGCGCGGTAAGCCCAGCGAGACGCGTTACCGGGTGCTGGAGTACCTGGACGAAGCCTATTCGCTGATCGAGGCGTTGCCGCTGACTGGCCGCCGCCACCAGATCCGCGTGCACTGCTACCACATCGGACATCCCATCGTGGGCGATCCCCGCTACGGCGACCGCTCGGTGCAGCAGCGCTATCCGCGCCTGATGCTCCATGCCCTCAGCATTCGCTTCCGACATCCGAACGGGCAGGAGCTGGAAATCGTGGCACCGGTGCCCGAAAGCTTTCAGCAGGTGCTCGACGCGCTTCGCACCGAGCTGGCAGCGTCCACGACCGACCACTCGGCCACCACTTCGTCGCCCTCGAGCACGTAG
- a CDS encoding alanine racemase: MQTIEALPTPAALIDRQRLLGNLREMQQRATQEGVALRPHAKTHKTPELARLQQELGATGITVATVDEAEAFVAAGLTDVRVAYPTVGIDRYERLLALMAQARISFCLDTPEAIRAASDFFAARGRQAEVLLEVDTGFGRTGVRWDDARRLVDCARLIQESPGLRLIGLLTHAGQAYHGPGPDESPADALRRVAAEERDRLLAAAVTLQQAGLAHPERFELSVGSTPTAHYFTNRTEQGFRITEIRPGNYVFHDVMQVALGSCTRDACALTVLARVVSRKPDGRGGWWVFLDAGKKALATDQGYGTRGYGLPLYHPASRTPLPHAVIERLSEEHGWMHVRGGTTLQIGDRVQIVPNHACLIAPLLRRFYVLEGDEVVAEWSVVDAASSVRSASSTC, encoded by the coding sequence ATGCAGACGATTGAAGCCCTGCCCACGCCGGCCGCGCTGATCGACCGACAGCGCCTGCTGGGCAACCTCCGGGAAATGCAACAACGCGCCACGCAGGAAGGCGTCGCGTTGCGTCCGCACGCCAAAACGCACAAGACGCCAGAGCTGGCCCGCCTGCAGCAGGAGCTGGGCGCCACGGGCATTACGGTGGCCACGGTCGATGAGGCGGAGGCGTTCGTGGCGGCCGGCCTTACGGACGTGCGCGTGGCCTATCCCACCGTGGGCATCGATCGCTACGAGCGGCTGCTGGCGCTCATGGCCCAGGCGCGGATCTCCTTCTGCCTCGACACGCCCGAAGCGATCCGTGCGGCTTCGGACTTTTTCGCCGCGCGCGGCCGCCAGGCCGAGGTGCTGCTGGAGGTCGATACCGGCTTCGGCCGCACGGGCGTGCGCTGGGACGATGCCCGGCGGCTGGTGGACTGCGCCCGATTGATTCAGGAAAGCCCGGGGCTGCGGCTGATCGGCCTGCTCACCCATGCGGGTCAGGCCTATCACGGCCCCGGGCCTGATGAATCGCCGGCCGATGCCCTCCGACGCGTGGCCGCCGAGGAGCGCGATCGTCTGCTGGCGGCGGCCGTCACGCTGCAGCAGGCCGGGCTGGCCCACCCCGAGCGCTTCGAACTCAGCGTCGGCTCCACCCCCACGGCGCATTACTTCACGAACCGAACGGAACAGGGCTTTCGCATTACCGAAATCCGTCCCGGCAACTACGTTTTCCACGACGTGATGCAGGTGGCGCTGGGGAGCTGCACACGCGACGCCTGCGCGCTGACCGTGCTGGCCCGGGTGGTCAGCCGCAAACCGGACGGTCGGGGCGGCTGGTGGGTCTTTCTGGACGCCGGCAAAAAAGCACTGGCAACGGATCAGGGCTACGGAACGCGGGGCTACGGCCTGCCGCTCTACCACCCGGCCAGCCGCACGCCGCTACCCCATGCGGTCATCGAACGCCTTTCGGAAGAGCATGGCTGGATGCACGTACGCGGTGGCACGACGCTCCAGATCGGCGACCGCGTGCAGATCGTACCCAACCATGCCTGTCTGATCGCTCCGCTCCTGCGCCGCTTCTACGTGCTCGAGGGCGACGAAGTGGTGGCCGAGTGGTCGGTCGTGGACGCTGCCAGCTCGGTGCGAAGCGCGTCGAGCACCTGCTGA